The sequence CAAAATAATTTCCGTCAATCCACATTTTGTAGAGATATTGTCCCATCTTTTTGATCAGCGGCTGATTGTAAAAACTAATTTTTCCCGCTGTCGCGCTGTGAAGCATATCGTTGACATCAAAAAGCGATCCGGCTGCTCGGCGCCAATAATTCGCGCCTTCGTCGCAGCCGCCGTCTTGCGGATAGGGCGCCACAAAATTATTGAGCACTTCCATCAATTTATGAATTTGTTTTGCCTTGTAACTGGTGGAATCGTCTGAAAGCAAAATGCACTGCAGCCAATTGGAACAAATCCAGGGATTCCAGTTATTTGGGCGACGGCCTGTTTTGTCGTAGCCCATCCATCTGAAATCTGTATGCTGCAAATTTGGCTCAAGAATTCGTTCTTTAACTTCTTTTTGAATCCTTTTTCGAATGAGCGGGCTTACCGAATCCAATTTCTCACCCAGCAAATATTTTATCATTGAAAGCGTTGCCCCGGTTTCCGCAGCAAATAAATCAACATGACGCTCCTCGATGTTGGGCAATCCCACCGGATCATGAAAATAAGCCACATGAGCCGGAACGACCCAACTGGTTTCTTCGCAAATCGCCCAGATTCCGTTAGCAATTTGATCCAGATATTTTCCGTCATTTCGGATACATTCCGCCAAAACCAGCTTGCAAAGATTTTCGCGTCGTTGTTTGTACAATTTTTTGTAATTTGTACGCGTTCCGGTTCGGGCGTAATCGAGATAAAGCGTAGCCATTAAAATAGGCCAGTCGTAATCTTTCACTTCTTCGGCTTCCGCAACTATTTTTTCCGCAACTGGAGAAGGTATCTTTTCAAACGCTCGGCGATTTTCTATAGTCGGCGCCGGTCGCCATGGCCCTGCTGCTGTCAAAGCAGAGTCGATTTGCGCCAGTGAAATTTGAGAAAGAAAAGTCTGGCTGTACACGCTCGAAGCCAGAAAAATCAACCAAAACGCTACAAGATATTTTTTCAATTTTTCTCTCCGTAAAATTTGAGATATCTGATTAATGCTTCAGTGTAATAATAATCCGCATAAATCAAAGGAACATCCACTTCACTGTTTCGGGGCTTGTTGCCCGTGCAATGTTTGAGAATAAAATTTTGATTTTC is a genomic window of Calditrichota bacterium containing:
- a CDS encoding heparinase, producing MKKYLVAFWLIFLASSVYSQTFLSQISLAQIDSALTAAGPWRPAPTIENRRAFEKIPSPVAEKIVAEAEEVKDYDWPILMATLYLDYARTGTRTNYKKLYKQRRENLCKLVLAECIRNDGKYLDQIANGIWAICEETSWVVPAHVAYFHDPVGLPNIEERHVDLFAAETGATLSMIKYLLGEKLDSVSPLIRKRIQKEVKERILEPNLQHTDFRWMGYDKTGRRPNNWNPWICSNWLQCILLSDDSTSYKAKQIHKLMEVLNNFVAPYPQDGGCDEGANYWRRAAGSLFDVNDMLHSATAGKISFYNQPLIKKMGQYLYKMWIDGNYFVNFADCHPELTPEPTLLYCFGKKIKDPNLVALAVHFAKTEKFSLS